A genomic segment from Lineus longissimus chromosome 15, tnLinLong1.2, whole genome shotgun sequence encodes:
- the LOC135499491 gene encoding uncharacterized protein LOC135499491, with protein sequence MVMGRRARYIVLGITLVVIGIGVVCLTLKYGTSSFEKWQSKMALPELKSKPCVFPLQLPTILGATSNLVTGKPGVIKVFVNSEYPIRGYWEERQGYTIGGRSSVSYLIPATRQRGYTSKLNLADNGKYTVILRMRRTPARNGTDNFSLHLMQRTPCNTVIMNFDPLELIGTIVTLPKIIKAPLPTYAVTAGGKLSLKFVAKLRNNTKKTESFRKIFGGTFVRVSWADGEHIRSVHSKAKDNYHADVSTSSGVTTNKNARFVTVRSQIAFKNVNKNNTGLFAVGFILYTSQFTAIKTEVYTDIQAAACSKQPPAIRVESCSDMMSPRIERTKNDGVQELAAVENISNCIRVMTSGNPRPNVSLHALRGREYNKAVVMKPAKSGRPLSGSYIVKTFQIKNPQLDKPEYYLVGAKNDFGESSFTLKIVLYRPVKLLEFYIKGVPRPDSDIAETTVLWYDVPPQTTATLTCKAIGHPLPTIRFFHIPMTTNQTDSVFVLDPLIGDPAWTNLQTINDTVIQTQIDNSTDLVTSSVTLTSGFFIGKTDYIVGCLAENRFFLNRKKIGFHVVDAR encoded by the exons ATGGTGATGGGGAGACGAGCGCGGTACATTGTACTTGGGATTACCCTCGTAGTGATCGGGATCGGAGTGGTGTGTCTGACACTAAAG TATGGAACCTCATCATTCGAAAAATGgcaatccaagatggcactCCCCGAGTTAAAATCCAAACCATGCGTCTTCCCACTACAACTCCCGACTATCCTGGGCGCGACCTCAAACCTCGTCACAGGGAAACCCGGCGTCATCAAGGTGTTCGTCAATTCAGAATACCCCATTCGGGGTTACTGGGAGGAGAGGCAAGGTTACACGATAGGGGGCAGGTCGAGCGTATCGTACCTCATTCCGGCAACAA GGCAACGAGGCTATACCTCAAAACTCAACCTGGCAGATAATGGAAAATATACAGTGATCCTACGCATGCGTAGAACACCAGCACGAAATGGCACCGACAACTTTTCATTGCACCTCATGCAGCGCACACCATGCAACACGGTGATCATGAACTTTGACCCTCTGGAGCTTATAGGCACGATTGTAACTTTACCTAAAATCATAAAAGCCCCGCTACCGACGTATGCCGTTACTGCGGGTGGGAAACTCTCTTTAAAATTCGTTGCAAAGTTACGGAACAATACGAAGAAAACCGAATCATTCCGAAAAATCTTCGGCGGGACATTCGTGCGTGTGTCGTGGGCCGACGGAGAGCATATCCGGAGCGTACATTCTAAGGCTAAAGACAATTACCATGCCGATGTGTCAACATCATCAGGCGTCACAACAAATAAGAATGCAAGATTTGTCACTGTTCGCAGCCAGATAGCATttaagaatgtaaacaaaaataacACTGGTTTATTCGCTGTTGGTTTCATTCTGTATACGAGTCAGTTTACGGCGATCAAAACCGAGGTATACACGGACATCCAGGCCGCAGCCTGTTCAAAACAACCGCCCGCCATCAGAGTGGAGAGCTGTAGTGATATGATGTCACCGCGTATCGAACGCACCAAAAACGACGGCGTTCAAGAATTGGCTGCAGTCgagaacatttcaaactgtATCCGAGTCATGACAAGCGGTAATCCGCGGCCAAACGTGTCACTGCATGCGTTGCGAGGCCGTGAATACAACAAAGCGGTTGTCATGAAACCCGCAAAATCCGGGAGACCCTTATCAGGAAGTTACATTGTAAAAACTTTCCAAATTAAGAATCCTCAACTAGATAAACCGGAGTATTATTTAGTAGGGGCTAAGAATGACTTTGGGGAGTCCAGCTTCACCTTGAAAATAGTGCTGTACAGGCCCGTGAAGTTGCTAGAGTTCTACATAAAGGGCGTGCCCAGGCCCGACAGCGACATTGCGGAGACGACAGTATTATGGTATGATGTACCACCACAGACAACg GCCACTCTGACATGCAAAGCTATTGGTCACCCTCTACCGACGATTCGCTTCTTCCACATCCCAATGACAACGAATCAAACCGACTCCGTCTTCGTGCTTGATCCTTTGATCGGTGATCCAGCATGGACTAATTTGCAAACAATCAATGACACTGTGATACAAACTCAAATTGACAACTCAACCGATttagtgacgtcatcagtgacgttGACGAGTGGGTTTTTCATCGGTAAAACTGACTATATCGTTGGGTGTCTGGCAGAAAATAGGTTCTTTTTGAATAGGAAGAAAATTGGATTCCATGTTGTTGACGCAAGATAG
- the LOC135499490 gene encoding solute carrier family 22 member 15-like gives MSDTNRSSFVEPDSRRGSLAFFRFLLTFEYVFESTGHYGWFQCLVLVLTSIIECSIGLTLFTVLTEGLTFGWTWSCNTPVGGISNLNQTGDQWDRRDWCPIPGDDCTNLTFLGETTTVATEWHLICEDQHLVRLTTVLFFAGSLGGSVINGQLADAFGRRKMTLLFWTLMMILQALTGVSTSWIMYLTVRICAGICVGACTASNSVIAAEYMGSKGRVLAAQKFGRSLSLLLMSLFLYFIKNWRHRAFATGLLWAPSAIALFIFLPESARWLLQKDRTAEAEAIVKKIAKYNRRSLPNLTFLTRIAETHKEERKGHDLYTYFDLFASRKYAVRTLSLLFIWFAKIVVMTGLENRITELNIALKLTVLGATMFIGKGISLYLANRFGRKKSFIANVLVVMTITLCMLTVDVLDLYFGVDYKLIILTTLALVSLIAMTGLNMLAFCFVMETYPTLLRSTANGVANTFGEIGGIIAFYVPLLDVYHISIPYVIIFILAGISTILVRVVMPETRDRDLLEELPQGEQDGCCTGRCNRKCWCSAGSSDGITYEPEGEHKRDYNRDYVVLDFTQKRTSETPC, from the exons ATGTCGGATACGAATCGTTCATCTTTCGTTGAACCTGATAGCCGACGAGGATCGCTTGCCTTCTTCCGGTTCTTGCTGACTTTCGAATATGTGTTTGAATCGACAGGCCACTACGGATGGTTTCAGTGTCTGGTTCTTGTATTGACCTCGATTATCGAATGTTCCATAGGACTAACCTTGTTCACTGTCCTCACGGAAGGCTTGACATTCGGCTGGACGTGGTCGTGTAACACACCTGTCGGTGGCATCTCGAACCTTAATCAGACAGGAGACCAGTGGGATAGACGCGACTGGTGTCCCATCCCTGGTGATGATTGTACAAACCTTACCTTTTTGGGCGAAACAACAACAGTAGCGACAGAA TGGCACCTTATCTGTGAAGACCAACACCTAGTCAGACTGACTACGGTCTTGTTTTTCGCCGGTTCGCTAGGGGGCTCTGTCATTAACGGACAACTCGCCGACGCGTTCGGCCGGCGAAAGATGACGCTGCTATTCTGGACGTTGATGATGATCCTACAGGCTCTCACTGGAGTGTCAACATCATGGATAATGTATCTTACAGTGAGAATCTGTGCCGGCATCTGTGTAG GGGCATGCACAGCCTCAAACAGTGTGATAGCAGCGGAGTACATGGGATCAAAGGGCCGAGTCTTGGCTGCCCAGAAGTTTGGCCGGTCACTCTCATTACTACTCATGTCGCTTTTCCTCTACTTCATCAAGAACTGGAGGCATCGGGCATTTGCTACCGGCTTGCTGTGGGCACCATCGGCGATAGCTCTCTTCAT ATTCCTACCAGAGAGTGCGCGATGGCTCCTGCAGAAAGATCGTACAGCGGAAGCCGAAGCTATCGTCAAGAAGATAGCGAAATACAACCGAAGGTCGCTGCCGAATCTAACTTTTCTTACCCGAATAGCGGAAACACACAAGGAGGAAAGAAAAGGTCATGACCTTTACACCTATTTTGACCTCTTCGCCTCCCGGAAATACGCCGTGAGAACACTGTCATTGCTATTCATCTG GTTTGCTAAAATTGTCGTGATGACAGGCTTGGAGAACCGTATAACGGAACTCAATATAGCGCTCAAACTTACCGTACTGGGAGCCACCATGTTTATTGGAAAGGGCATCAGTCTTTATTTGGCAAACAG ATTTGGTCGAAAGAAGTCATTCATAGCCAACGTGCTAGTAGTGATGACTATCACATTGTGCATGCTTACTGTTGATGTGCTAGACCTCTACTTCGGCGTCGACTACAAGTTAATCATCCTAACTACTCTAGctttagtgtccttgatagccATGACTGGGCTTAACATGTTGGCATTCTGTTTCGTTATGGAGACGTATCCAACTCTACTTCG GTCAACGGCGAATGGGGTGGCAAACACATTCGGTGAAATTGGTGGCATCATTGCTTTCTATGTGCCTTTATTG GATGTGTACCATATATCCATACCGTACGTAATAATTTTCATCCTTGCTGGAATATCCACCATATTGGTTCGCGTCGTCATGCCGGAAACCAGAGATCGAGACCTCCTGGAGGAGCTTCCGCAAGGAGAACAAGATGGCTGCTGCACTGGCCGATGTAACCGAAAGTGCTGGTGCTCTGCCGGCTCGTCCGACGGCATCACATATGAACCGGAGGGCGAACATAAGCGAGACTACAATAGGGACTATGTAGTGCTTGACTTCACCCAGAAACGAACATCAGAAACACCTTGCTGA
- the LOC135499489 gene encoding golgin subfamily A member 6-like protein 25 — protein MKAVHVTFALTLLAMTVASAKESSLDQKTTGVKTHSVERKSGQAVEPLEEQGIFLARRIHQKNAEGALKRLSGEKRPGENKKHEGKDKVDDKRHETDKRHKVEQSHGGETHAGDDKRLRNDKRHGDDKRHGGKEHEEDKRHGEKKRHEDEKKHEGDEKLLSGHDEDDKRMWNDKKRGSEKHEEDAKRLWNDKRHGDDKRDGKKEHDDDKRHETQHGKDDKRQGDEERHREDKRHGDDEKRLWDDKRHGEEKRHGDEEKRLWNDKRHGEEKRHGDDEKRLWDEKRHGEEKRHGDEEKRLWDEKRHGEEKRHGDEEKRLWNDKRHGEEKRHGDDEKRLWDDKRHGEEKRHGDDEKRLWDDKRHGEEKRHGDEEKRLRNDKRHGEEKRHGDDEKRLWDDKRHGEEKRHGDEEKRLWNDKRHGEEKRHGDDEKRLWDDKRHGEEKRHGDEEKRLWDDKRHGEEKRHGDDEKRLWDDKRHGEEKRHGDEEKRLWNDKRHGEEKRHGDDEKRLWDDKRHGEEKRHGDEEKRLWNDKRHGEEKRHEDEEKRLWNDKRHGEEKRHGDDEKRLWDDKRHVEEKRHGDEEKRLWNDKRHGEEKRHGDDEKRLWDDKRHGEEKRHGDDEKRLWDDKRHVEEKRHGDEEKRLWNDKRHGEEKRHGDEEKRLWDDKRHGEEKRHGDEEKRLWNDKRHGEEKRHGDDEKRLWDDKRHVEEKRHGDEKKRLWNDKRHGEEKRHGDEEKRLWDDKRHGEEKRHGDEEKRLWNDKRHGEEKRHGDDEKRLWDDKRHVEEKRHGDEKKRLWNDKRHGEEKRHGDDEKRLWDDKRHGEEKRHGEDEKRLWDDKRHGDNEKHGEEKHTKDDKRLWNDKRHGNDKRQGGKAGEDDKGHGDVKKGLWNDKRQGFEIYAKKNKNAAEAVAQLKELQKGIHRDARRDKEILTYYKRGQGHGV, from the coding sequence GCGGTGCACGTCACCTTCGCCTTGACTCTACTCGCCATGACCGTGGCGAGCGCCAAAGAGAGTAGCTTAGATCAGAAGACCACTGGCGTCAAGACACACTCTGTCGAGAGGAAATCCGGCCAAGCTGTTGAGCCGTTAGAAGAACAGGGCATATTCCTTGCCCGGCGGATACACCAGAAGAATGCTGAAGGTGCACTCAAGCGGTTGTCGGGAGAGAAGAGGCCAGGAGAGAATAAGAAACACGAAGGGAAAGACAAGGTGGACGACAAGAGACATGAAACCGACAAGAGACATAAGGTTGAGCAGAGTCATGGCGGTGAAACGCATGCTGGTGATGATAAACGTCTTAGGAATGATAAACGACATGGGGACGACAAGAGACACGGTGGTAAAGAACATGAGGAAGACAAAAGGCATGGGGAAAAAAAGAGACACGAGGATGAAAAGAAACATGAAGGCGATGAGAAACTTCTCTCGGGgcatgatgaagatgacaaacGCATGTGGAACGATAAAAAACGCGGCAGCGAAAAGCATGAAGAAGACGCCAAACGCCTTTGGAACGATAAACGACATGGTGATGATAAACGAGATGGAAAGAAGGAACACGATGACGACAAAAGGCATGAGACTCAACATGGGAAGGACGATAAACGACAAGGAGATGAAGAAAGACATAGGGAGGATAAGAGGCATGGAGATGATGAAAAACGACTTTGGGATGATAAGAGACACGGAGAGGAAAAGAGGCATGGAGATGAAGAAAAACGTCTCTGGAACGATAAGAGGCACGGTGAGGAGAAGAGGCATGGAGATGATGAAAAACGACTTTGGGATGAAAAGAGACATGGAGAGGAGAAGAGGCATGGAGATGAAGAAAAACGACTTTGGGATGAAAAGAGACATGGAGAGGAGAAGAGGCATGGAGATGAAGAAAAACGTCTCTGGAACGATAAGAGGCACGGTGAGGAGAAGAGGCATGGAGATGATGAAAAACGACTTTGGGATGACAAGAGACATGGAGAGGAGAAGAGGCATGGAGATGATGAAAAACGACTTTGGGATGATAAGAGACACGGAGAGGAGAAGAGGCATGGAGATGAAGAAAAACGTCTCCGGAACGATAAGAGGCATGGAGAGGAGAAGAGGCATGGAGATGATGAAAAAAGGCTTTGGGATGACAAAAGACACGGAGAGGAAAAGAGGCATGGAGATGAAGAAAAACGTCTCTGGAACGATAAGAGGCACGGTGAGGAGAAGAGGCATGGAGATGATGAAAAAAGGCTTTGGGATGACAAAAGACACGGTGAGGAGAAGAGGCATGGAGATGAAGAAAAAAGGCTTTGGGATGATAAGAGGCACGGTGAGGAGAAGAGGCATGGAGATGATGAAAAAAGGCTTTGGGATGACAAAAGACACGGAGAAGAAAAGAGGCATGGAGATGAAGAAAAACGTCTCTGGAACGATAAGAGGCACGGTGAGGAGAAGAGGCATGGAGATGATGAAAAACGACTTTGGGATGACAAAAGACACGGTGAGGAGAAGAGGCATGGAGATGAAGAAAAACGTCTCTGGAACGATAAGAGGCACGGTGAGGAGAAGAggcatgaagatgaagaaaaacgTCTCTGGAACGATAAGAGGCACGGTGAGGAGAAGAGGCATGGAGATGATGAAAAACGACTTTGGGATGACAAGAGGCACGTAGAGGAAAAGAGGCATGGAGATGAAGAAAAACGTCTCTGGAACGATAAGAGGCATGGAGAGGAGAAGAGGCATGGAGATGATGAAAAACGACTTTGGGATGACAAGAGACACGGTGAGGAGAAGAGGCATGGAGATGATGAAAAACGACTTTGGGATGACAAGAGGCACGTAGAGGAAAAGAGGCATGGAGATGAAGAAAAACGTCTCTGGAACGATAAGAGGCATGGAGAGGAGAAGAGGCATGGAGATGAAGAAAAAAGGCTTTGGGATGACAAGAGACATGGAGAGGAAAAGAGGCATGGAGATGAAGAAAAACGTCTCTGGAACGATAAGAGGCATGGAGAGGAGAAGAGGCATGGAGATGATGAAAAACGACTTTGGGATGACAAGAGACATGTAGAGGAGAAGAGACATGGAGATGAAAAAAAACGTCTCTGGAACGATAAGAGGCATGGAGAGGAGAAGAGGCATGGAGATGAAGAAAAAAGGCTTTGGGATGACAAGAGACATGGAGAGGAAAAGAGGCATGGAGATGAAGAAAAACGTCTCTGGAACGATAAGAGGCATGGAGAGGAGAAGAGGCATGGAGATGATGAAAAACGACTTTGGGATGACAAGAGACATGTAGAGGAGAAGAGACATGGAGATGAAAAAAAACGTCTCTGGAACGATAAGAGGCACGGTGAGGAGAAGAGGCATGGAGATGATGAAAAACGACTTTGGGATGACAAAAGACACGGAGAGGAAAAGAGGCATGGAGAAGATGAAAAACGACTTTGGGATGACAAGAGACATGGAGACAATGAAAAACATGGCGAAGAAAAACATACTAAAGACGATAAACGTCTTTGGAATGATAAACGACATGGGAACGACAAGCGACAAGGTGGTAAGGCAGGTGAAGACGATAAGGGACATGGAGATGTTAAAAAAGGTCTTTGGAATGACAAACGACAGGGCTTTGAAATCTACGCGAAGAAAAACAAGAATGCTGCAGAGGCTGTCGCGCAGCTCAAGGAACTTCAGAAGGGCATACATCGCGATGCAAGACGAGATAAAGAAATCCTGACATATTACAAAAGAGGTCAAGGCCATGGCGTTTAA